DNA from Candidatus Polarisedimenticolia bacterium:
GCCCCCCCCCACGACCGCTACGCTGATGGCGGTGAGCAGGCCGCCGACCGGGTGCAGGAAGACGCCGAGCTTGTCCCAGCGATCCTTTGGCGCCAACATGGGAAGCCCCGCTACTTGCGCCGCACGGTGTAGTTTCCGCCCTTGGACTCGAGAACCAGATCCACCTGGACCCCTTCATCGTAGGACGCGACATCGATTCCCGGGGACTGGTTCTTGTAGCGAACGGTCAGCTGGCACTTCCCGTTCTCCTTGGTGACCAGATGGTAGGTCCCGGACTTGTCGGTCTTGGCTGAATAGGCTCCCTGGGCACACTTCGCCTCGACCGCGACCCCTTCGCCGACCGGCTTGCCTCCTTCCGTGATCGTACCGTACACCTCTCCCGCGAAAACCGCAGGCGCCAGGCCCAGCATTGCCGCCATCAAAATGCCCGCCGCTGTCTTGCTGCGCATGAAACCTCCTTTCATCATCGCCGGATGCGATACCTTCGGAACATCACCAATTAACCAAGAGAGCCAGGTCAGCATGCGGGGCGAGCCAGCTCCGAGAGCGTGCGGCGATCCGGCAGGTGCCTCGCGGGAAACCTGGCGCATTCTGTTCTAGGCCGAAAAGGAATTCAAGCAACCGCCGGGAAGCGGCCTTCCCTCCAGGAACGACAAATCCTGCTTGACGAATCGCCCGTTTCCTAGTACTTTCCGGCCATGCCCGGCAAGCTTTCGAATCTGATCTTCTGCACTTGTTGTCCCCGCTCACGGCGGGGAGGGAGTGGAACGGGCCCGGGTAACTGAACTCAAACGGCTTCGCGCTCAATCTGACCCGCCGACGGCTGGACCGAAGGCGGGTCTTTCATTTTCGGTCCGGCGAGGCAGGGTCGGGAAAGGAGACCCTCATGGCCGCCTTCCGGCCGATCGCCATCTTCTACGAGCATCCCACCTGGTTCAATCCGCTTTTCGGCGAGCTCGAGCGCCGCGGCGTGCCGCACCATCCGGTGCGCGCTGCGGAGCACCAGTTCGATCCCTCCGCGCCTCCGGGCGGGAACGGATCCGCACCTCTCTTCTTCAATCGCATGAGCCCGTCCGCGTGGAAAAGGGGAAACGGTCGGGCCATCTTCCACACGCTCCAGTACCTGGCCCATCTGGAGGAGTTCCGCGTTCCGGTGGTGAACGGGCTGCAGGCCTTCAGCTACGAGGTGAGCAAGGCGGCGCAAGTGCGTCTCCTGGAAAAGCTTCACCTACCCGTGCCCCGCACGCGGGTCGTCGCCCATCCCTCTCTCCTGCCTTCCGTCGCCGAAGAGCTCGCTTTTCCGCTGGTGGTGAAGCCCAACGTCGGAGGCAGCGGCGCAGGAATCGTGAGGTTCGAGACCCGCGCCGCGCTGGCTTCCGCGGTCGACGGCGGCCGAATCGAAGCGGGACTGGACGGAGTCCTTCTCCTGCAGGAATACCACCCTCCCCGGGGGGCGAGGATTGTACGCGTGGAGACGCTGGAGGGCAGGTACCTTTACGGCATCCGCGTGCACCTGGAGACGGACGCCGGTTTTGATCTCTGCCCCGCCGATATCTGCCGGACCGTGGACGGCCTCGAGCTTTCCGGCAGCGCCTGCCCGGCGGGCGCCGCAAAGGCGGGCCTGCGCGTGGAATGCTTCGATCCGCCGGCCGAGATCCGGACCGCGGTGGAATGCATCGCACGCGCCGCCGGGCTGGACGTCGGCGGGATTGAATACCTCGAAAGCGAGCGCGACGGCAGCCTCTACTTCTACGACATCAACGCCCTCTCCAACTTCGTGAGCGACCCGGTGCGCGTCGTGGGGTTCGATCCCACCGCCCGCCTGGTGGATGCGCTGGCCGCCCGTGCGCAGGGGGTGCCGTCGTGAGCCTCCGCTTCGGTTACTGGCTGCCGGTTTTCGGCGGATGGCTCCGCAACGTGGAGGACGAAGGGATGCCCGCCACCTGGGATTATGTCCGCGACCTCGCCGTCCGGAGCGAGCGCATCGGCTTCGACCTGACTCTGATCGCGGAGCTCAATCTGAACGACATCAAAGGAGTCGACGCCCCCTCCCTGGATGCCTGGAGCACCGCCGCCGCGCTGGCGGCCGTCACGAGCAGCCTCGAGCTGATGGTGGCGGTGCGCCCCAATTTTCATCATCCCGGCCTGCTGGCGAAGCAGGCGGCCAATATCGATCGGATCGCCTCGGGGCGGCTGTCCCTGAACGTAGTCTCCTCATGGTGGCGGGACGAGGCGGTGCAATATGGTCTCCCTTTCGACCATCATGACGCGCGGTACCGGCGCACCGAGGAATGGCTCCAGGTCGTGAAGGGGCTGTGGAGCGAGAAACGCTTCAGCTTCTCCGGGAATCACTACCGCTTCGAGAACGCCGCCCTCGAGCCCAAGCCGCGCCGCCGGCCGCGGCCCCTCCTTTACGCCGGAGGGGAGTCGGAGGCGGCGAAGAATCTCATCGCGGCGACCGCCGACGCCTACCTGATGCACGGCGATCCGCCGGAGCGCATCGCGGCGCGGGTGGCCGACATGCGTGAGCGGCGCGAGCGTCTGGCGCCGGAGGAGCCACCGCTCGCTTTCGGCATGGCGGCCTTCGTGATCTGCCGGGACACCGAGGAAGCCGCCCGCCGGGAGCGGGCGCGGATCACCGATGTCCATGCCTCGGCGCGAGGCTACGCCAACTTCAGCCAGTGGCTGTCCGGAACCCGTCTCGAGCAGCCTCTGAGCCTGGAGGATTACTCCGTCTCGAATCGTGGACTGCGCAGCGGGCTGGTAGGGACCGCGAATCGCGTCGCCGGGGAGCTGGCTCGATTCCATGAGGCTGGCGTGGAACTGGTGCTCCTGCAATTCAGCCCGCAGGCGGAGGAGATGGAGCGCTTCGCCGCGGACGTGATCCCGCGCTTCGATTCGATCGGCAAGAGCATTGACACAACTCGGAGCGTTGACACGATTTCCGGGCGCCGCCTATGATTTGAACCATTCGGCCACGCGGCCGCGGAGCGAATGAGACAAAGCACGGGCCTAAAAGAGGAAAGCGCTGCACTCCCAAGGCAGCGCCGCATCTACTGGGCCTGTCTTCTGCTTGCCCTCCTGGCTCGTTGCGCTTTCGTGGCCTTTTCGGATCCCCACAGCATCAAGAGTCGCTGGACGACCGTCACCGACGCCGCTCTCTACGATCGTTTCGGGTGGAACCTTGCCAGCGAGGGGACCCTCGGCTCCCGATCCTCTCCGAGCGCTTTCTGCATGCCTGCCTATCCGATCTTCCTGGCTGCGGCCTACAGCATCGCGGGGCACCTGCCGGGCGCCGTACGTCTGGCCCAGGTGCTGGTGGGGCTGGCGACAATCTTCCTCCTGGGCCGCATGGCACGATGCCTGGGAGGACGCAACGCGGAGCTGCTCGCCGTGGCGATCGGGGCGATTTACCCCTATTTCATCTATTACACCGGGGAGATCCTCACCGAGACCCTGTTCATCTTCGCTCTCAGCGGCGCGCTGCTCAGCGCGGCCCTCGTGGGCCATCACGGAAGGCTTCGGGATGGAGTCCTGCACGGGCTGTTTGCCGCGGTGCTGGTGATGACCCGGCCTACAGGCGTCTTTCTGGAGCTTGGCATCCTGATCCTGGCGCGCCCCTGGACGAAGGAGAGGCGCAGGCGCCGGAGCCTCGCCCTGCTCGCAGCCGCAGTCCTCGTGGCGCTTACCTGGAGTCCCTGGATAATTCGGAATCGCAGAGTGTTCGGGGAAACGGTCCTCCTCGACACCCATGGTGGTTGGGGTTTGTATACGGGACAGCTGTTGTCTCGCCAGGTGAGCTTGGAGGAGATCAACGCGCGGGTCGGTTACAGCCACCT
Protein-coding regions in this window:
- a CDS encoding LLM class flavin-dependent oxidoreductase; protein product: MSLRFGYWLPVFGGWLRNVEDEGMPATWDYVRDLAVRSERIGFDLTLIAELNLNDIKGVDAPSLDAWSTAAALAAVTSSLELMVAVRPNFHHPGLLAKQAANIDRIASGRLSLNVVSSWWRDEAVQYGLPFDHHDARYRRTEEWLQVVKGLWSEKRFSFSGNHYRFENAALEPKPRRRPRPLLYAGGESEAAKNLIAATADAYLMHGDPPERIAARVADMRERRERLAPEEPPLAFGMAAFVICRDTEEAARRERARITDVHASARGYANFSQWLSGTRLEQPLSLEDYSVSNRGLRSGLVGTANRVAGELARFHEAGVELVLLQFSPQAEEMERFAADVIPRFDSIGKSIDTTRSVDTISGRRL
- a CDS encoding glycosyltransferase family 39 protein, with the protein product MRQSTGLKEESAALPRQRRIYWACLLLALLARCAFVAFSDPHSIKSRWTTVTDAALYDRFGWNLASEGTLGSRSSPSAFCMPAYPIFLAAAYSIAGHLPGAVRLAQVLVGLATIFLLGRMARCLGGRNAELLAVAIGAIYPYFIYYTGEILTETLFIFALSGALLSAALVGHHGRLRDGVLHGLFAAVLVMTRPTGVFLELGILILARPWTKERRRRRSLALLAAAVLVALTWSPWIIRNRRVFGETVLLDTHGGWGLYTGQLLSRQVSLEEINARVGYSHLSIYEGTLPGGPQGELREDRRCKREAIEMIRADIPAFLRTVLHNASRLWISLDMRDAARAGGGGFLTLVGWLSYFPLLILGLAGLWQLGRTARWVPLAAVVAVFGLSTALHGIVLGGQRYRVATIDPFLLVLASWEATVLGAAFLARRGEQSMGIPSPGGRTHPNPHETI